The Candidatus Nanopelagicales bacterium genome includes the window TCCATCGCGGTGACACCGAAGGCGGCCACGACGCCCATTGGAGGGTCCACCACGTTGACGGTGTCGCTGGTCAACGGCATCGGTCTTCCGTTGTCGGGGGTCCCCGTCACCGTCTTCTCGTCGGGCCGCAACACCTTCGGCTCGACGATTGCAGGCACGACGAACGCGGCCGGTCAGGTCGTCTGGGTCCAGAAGGACAACGCGCCCGCGGGTAGCCCGAACTTGGTGGACCAGGTGACCTTCTCGGCCAACGGGTGGACGACGCAGGCCACGATCACGTACGTGGGCGGGTCCTTGACGGTGGCACCTGCGACCGCCTCGGCCAACTTCGGTGGGTCGACGCAGTTGACGGTGACGCTGGTGAACGCTGCGAACGTTCCCATTCCCAACCAGCCGGTGACCGTGTCCTCTACCGGCCGCAATGTCTTCGGTTCCACCAGCGCCGGCTCCACCAATGCCAACGGCCAGGTCGTCTGGACCCAGAAGGACAACGCCCCCGCCTCGAACCCGGCCAACCAGGACGTGGTGACGTTCACTGCGAACGGGCTCAGCGCGACCGCGACGATCAACTACTCGACACCGCCGCCCGCTGCCACGGTGACGGTGACCTCGCCGTCCAACGGGTCGTCGATCTCGTCCGGCGGCCTGTTCGGGGTGTCGGCGCAGTCCACCGGAGTCGCTGCGGGCACGACGGCGTACCTGACGCTGAACGGATCGGCCAAGGCCTCGTCGACGGTGCAGGCGAACGGGTTCATCCGCTTCGACAACACCTCGCTCGGCGGCGGCCAGTGGATCCCGGCGCAGGCCGGCAACTACGCGGTCCGGATCTGCGGCGGGACGTGCGGCCCGGTCCAGGCGACCAGCCAGACGTTCTCGCTGAACATCATCCCGTTCCAGATCGTCGGCCAGCCCGAGCCGGGTGCCGGGCAGCTGGACTTCACGGTGGCCACGGGCAACTGGCAGCCGGGGACGACGATCTACCTGACCCGCAACGGGATTTCGGCCGCGACCGGCCGCGTGCAGCAGGTGGGCCAGCAGATCGTCATCCAGACCCGGAACCTTTCGGGTAAGTACCAGGTCCGGGTCAACTCCAACCAGGGCTACGTGTACGGCAACCAGGCCGGGGTCGTGACGATCCCGTAGCCCCGAACAAGTAGTCCCGAGCGCAGGCGAGGGGCGGCTCTCCACTTCCGGAGGGCCGCCCCTCGTCTTTGCGCAGCACGGACCTTCGCCTCCGGAGGGGATCCCGGCCCGGGGCTACGTTCGAAGCGTCGACGACCTCGAACCGGAAGGAGCAGTGGTGACCGTGCGCACGCGCCGATGGCTGGCCGCGATCGTGACGCTCGTCCTGGCAGGTGCGGCCGCCCCGCTTGTCGCCACGCCCGCCGCTGCCGTGCCGACCTACGGCCTGCAGGGCCCCACGCAGATGCGCGAGGGGCAGGCGGGCACCTTCGTCCTCACCATCGACG containing:
- a CDS encoding Ig-like domain-containing protein, with the protein product MGALALVATGALAAPATAAGEYTLSYEGPFPAVVGQPENFLLSNPSLPPGGLYCLVATGPATVSSSGSTPIGTQTTLTFPAAGSYSVQAYEGLLGGACGGGSMLGSPVQIGVAGSSAADFNFTPSWQSAAVNQSASYSVTPVDGNGNPTTLGPGQSIFVSAPGYSGVSFTHNGITSSSVTLTGASPTFYFSARNSVAQTAVLLGSLTGGASETAQLSTIATGSIAVTPKAATTPIGGSTTLTVSLVNGIGLPLSGVPVTVFSSGRNTFGSTIAGTTNAAGQVVWVQKDNAPAGSPNLVDQVTFSANGWTTQATITYVGGSLTVAPATASANFGGSTQLTVTLVNAANVPIPNQPVTVSSTGRNVFGSTSAGSTNANGQVVWTQKDNAPASNPANQDVVTFTANGLSATATINYSTPPPAATVTVTSPSNGSSISSGGLFGVSAQSTGVAAGTTAYLTLNGSAKASSTVQANGFIRFDNTSLGGGQWIPAQAGNYAVRICGGTCGPVQATSQTFSLNIIPFQIVGQPEPGAGQLDFTVATGNWQPGTTIYLTRNGISAATGRVQQVGQQIVIQTRNLSGKYQVRVNSNQGYVYGNQAGVVTIP